cacagagctcggggagcagacggagggCTGCTGTCGGtgaggcagccccggctcggagcgacacagctggggctaatgctcgttagctccatactactaccacactccatacgcatatagagacgtctctagttggactctgtgttgcccagagacggctgGGTACaacggtattgtggctggaccgtccagccccgccttcccgcaggctgctacCATTGCcctctcaaatgatatgcaaaccacttgcccctcccctcaggcccctccctctcgacgccaaaacagtgacagaaagttgaaactgaaaactagaaacatttgcatttcctacaaaaatacagtgtgaatgctaaaagctgaagtgatttcggaaatctgctgaatgtcctgccaaaatgcataaaactatacgCTGAATGGTtgggaatttgcagaaaaagctgaattttcaaaagctgaaaaggcagaaaggcttaaaagtaatGGGttgaatgggctaacaaaggtgaacattttgatagctgaacagtttatctagctgaatataaagctgaatgtatgaaaaagctgaaaatgcaGTAAGaagaatatttgaaaaagctgaaaatgcagaaaggctgaaaagtaaTTGGCTGAATAGGCTTTAAAAGTTGAACATTCCTAGAGTTGAAcataaatctgaatatttgaaaagacTGGAGAGTAAGAGGGCCGGGGGAGCAtaaaaagttaaagataaacattttgatagctgaacagtgtCTTTAGCTGCTCATATAACTGAATGtatggaaaaagctgaaaagccagaaggatgaatattttaaaaagttaaaaagcaggctgaaagagcttaaaatggtgaacattttgatagctgaacataaatctgaatgttttaaggaactgaaaggcagaaagatgtaaattaaattaattaaaaaaacacaaaaagggcaaaGACAGTCAGGGGACAAGCGGGAGACAGTACAACGGAGAACAGAAGCAATGGTGGAGTGTGGAATAGATGACActgttacagaaaaaaacagacaaaacaggtacagcagcagtCTAAAGGTGGCAGGGATGGATTGAAGAGCGGTGGGGGGCTGATTGGTGAGAAGAGTAGAAGGAGAGCGTAGAGgggctgtagagtaagagggctgaaagagcttaaaaaggtgaataaaggctgaaaaggctaaaaagctgtggagaaagagggatgaaagagcttgaaggggtgaaaaaaggttgaaagGAGAAAAGTTacaggctgaaagagcttaaaatggctgcacacatggtggagcaggagcagagccaaagaTTGAAATGTCCCCattagaatgaatgggaaaatgcctcccaaacccctgcgatTTTTGAGAAAACTGTAACGGTTATCACCgaaatatttatatatcataaagttggaatggtgtctgtatttcaaaagaaagatgaatattttaaaaaagctgaaaaggcagaaaagttTAGGAGGGCTAAAAGAGTTTgtaagtttaacattttcatagctgaacatgaagcggaatgtttgaaggagttgaaaaggcagaaagataaatatttataatataaaaaCCTTAAAGGGCAGAAAGGCTTAAGGGGGCTAAAAGATTTGAAaaagttggacattttaattgctgaacatgaagttgaattgttgaaggagctgaaaatacagaaaaacggatgtctgaaaaggctaaaaagctgtagagtaagagggcggaaagagcttaaaaaggtgaaaaaagactgagaagcccaaaaagttgtagagtaagagggcagaaagagcttaaaaaggtgaaaaaaggctgaaaggtgaaaagttaaaggcagaaagagcttaaaatggctgcagacatgctgcagcaggagcagaaacaaagacgaaaatgtccccataaggaatgaatagGAAAACGCCTGCCAAACTCCTGCAATTCTTGAGAAAACCTTAATAGTTATCGCCAAAGTATGtacatgttgagtaacaggaggcATTGCTGAACACActcatgtcatttttatttctttagagtgtataatgagggcacaggagcgagagacaaaacatgtaccgtctgcgatcctccagaaattttggctcaaaattaacattgcggcttatggggaagattcaggagtgcttgtcgctctcgggcttctaaatccaaaaccgtaagtcctacagctgaaatgagaccattagctgaaagccaacaatatttcctacatttatatgcctatattgtctatgttaATTGAAATATGTGGTCCAATATGttatccaaatcaagctgaagcaaaaaaaaaatcccgctTTCGGAACTGCTCCACACTCTGGGGTGcagcagttgatgatgtcacgcactctagctgacgcaatacacacccattataaactcagaagacaggctaaaaaaccttaaaactaaaactgcgaccatttcaaaaccgttcaagatttttaaaaactgactgCATCGCCAATAGGACAaagttttgtgattcatttaaagtttgaatggtgtctctggctcaacgtatgaggaacaagaagaggttgaaagtcgatgagttttgaagaggatttgaagcttttcccatttacTTCAATGTTAAAATTTtgggggaaaaagctgaattgctgaaaaagttgaaaggttaaaaagctgaaaagtaccAGGCTGTTTGaagagctgaacattttaatgtttgaatggtttctatagctgaaggtatgctgaagttatagcagaatgaaatttaaagaaatccccataaggatgaatgggaaaaattttgcagaaaaagctgaatatttccacgTGCGTCCAAgtataaaagatagaaacaagaaaaatagaCGCCATCATGTCCTgcaaaagctgaacattttgatatttgaatggtttcaatagctTAAGATTTGTGGGAGAAGAAGCgagccaaaaaacgtacggaagaataataataaactccagaagaacaatggTCTGTGTACTTTGCGGCCATCCGACTTTCGTTTTGAAGTCGACAAGCGGAAAACGGATAACAAGTCATTTCCCGTTTTtcgcttcaaaataaaagaacgaAAAACGGAAAATTACTCATATCCCGTTATTCGTTTTAAATTCGGAAAACGAAAAACGGAAAACGACTCGTTAACTGATATTAGATACTGTGTTCATGAATGGGAATCGGGGATGAAATAACAGTGCCATTTTTCATTCCAGATTTTGCCGTACGTCTATTTTAATGACCGGAAGACGCCGTGTTATGCCGCGAAAACACTTGATCTAATCCGTAGACTGATTCGACATGTCTTTATCTGAATATTCAGAGTTTATTACAGCCAGGAGATCAAGTGGGATGTCTTGTGGCGATATAGCCGCAGCACTGACTGACCACTTTGGTCTTCTGCGAGGCTTTTCCGAGAGGAATGTGTGAGGAATGCGACTGGAAGGCGAAGTTGCGAAAGCAATTTACAGAGGTAGGTCAATCATTGTCACTGTCCAATTTGGCTCACCACTGGTTCGATCTACTGTCAATCAATAGGCTATAGGTCTATAAGAAAGCCGGACACTTGCCTCTCCCCCATAAGATATTGCATGTGTCCTTATGATTATggtgatgactttttttttaatggcatgGGAAGTAACGATGCCGCTATGGAGTTCATAGTCCAACGTAAATAAACAGGACACTGTGAAGAATGTATTATCCTTTAGTTCATGTTTGCTTTGGACCATAAACACTGACTACGCATGGGCTACGAACTTCATAGCAgcatgacataaaaaaaaaaaaaaaagtcatcaccATAATCATTAGGACCAGTGGGGTAACTATCGTctgggcccatgaaggaagaaaaacaaaaacaaatagttgtcttctgcaagtgaagttgttgcggcggaggaaacgattcagccaaccagcactcacagataactcctcatctctgctgtcactcacggtggcggacatttgtttctcaatcgccctgatcattttgcgggacactctctcatggcgtgcccGTTTACTGATAGCTCACCCCCGaatgtttatctccagctcctcgctagccttctccctccctccagcaggcagcctggccctgttgctgtacTCCTCGGACAGaagctgaagctcagtttgactTTTTCGCCAgtttctcactctcttggggtcgacagagaaacatctaggcgcagcagaatgaatgaatgaatgaatgaatgaatgaataaataaatataaataaacaaacggCTGTCCATCGGCCCAGAATTgatcggcccaccgggaaaaaAGTGGCTGTGCGTTTGTTCAGGggcacaaaaaatatatttgcatcGGGGcttatcaccatgatgttacgctactgaTTAGGACACATGCAAAGTGTCCGGCCTTCTTATAGACATATAGTCTATAGATTGACAGTAGATTGACTGTGACGTCTCCAGTGTAAGCCAACGCAAAGGGGTGCCGTGTATGTCAAGGGGTGTTTCTTATCTCAaccttattttttttcataatgaaCAGTAAGAGCAGATAAACATACTTATGTGGCCAGTGATACTGTATTTTCGTGTTTGAGATAAATAAAGACAAGTCTTTCACTGACATTTGTGCAGCCAGGGCATAACCTAGTGATTTTATCGTCACATAGCCAACATATATATAGTCTGGTATAAGATGCActgaatagatagatagatagatagatagatagatagatagatagatagatagatagatagatagatagatagacattCCTTATTTACTGGCTCTACTGTTTCTAATAAACCCTCTTTGCACAATAGGTCTTAGACTTATATCATGACACATTATTAGGTAATGTGCAGTAGATCAACATGCACAGTATTTGGACATTTAAACACATATGAATTAATTTCAATAATGTCATAAATAAAAATCCTTTCCTCAGACTGGGCCTTCCTACGGAAGAAAAATGATGACCAGATATCTTGCAGCCAAAGGGGTCAAAGCTTCCGAGGGCAGAGTGGGGAAAGTCCTACGGACCATTCATCAGCCTTACCATACAGCAAGGCAGCAGGTAAAGCCAAATTCAGTGTCTGTGCATGTCATCGTAACATATTGAGAATTTATTCATACCAATGATCATTGAGTTTTCCATAATTTTCTTCAGGGTTCCAGAAACCTTAACCCGGTGCCTTACACGGCTGAGTACATGGGTCACAAAATCCACATTGACCAAAATGACAAGTTGGTGATGTTTGGAGTGACCCATATCATGGCTATTGATGGGTACAGTAAGAAGATTGTTGGGCACTCCACTATGCCcatcaaaaacaacattatcatTTATGATGAAGTGTACAGGTaagaaaatagaaagaaaaaaaatgtgcttaacTGCTTAAATGTTAAAGggttaaatgtatttgtaatgtCAAAAAACAGAATGAGTATGAAAGTTGAAAGTTTTCCTTCTATTTGTGTATTATCTTCAGACTATCACCAGCCGTGTTGTCCTATGGGATATGGGACCAAGTGCGGGTAGACTGTGGTCGGGAGTTATTCCTGAACCTGTATATGCAGCAGAAGCTGGCTGCATACCGTCACAACAAAGAAAGGCAGCCATACCTCCAAACTCCATCTACCAGGGTAAAATACatgtcataaaaaaataaaattgatgcTTGTTTGCATTCAGGGGCCTGCTGCATGACACTGTCCTTGTAATCTTTTAACCTACACAGAATCATGTTATTGAAAGGATGTGGTCAGAAGTGAACAAAAGGGTAAATTTCCCTCTGAAGGCCGCACTAGTCGAGATGTGTGACCAAGAGGAAATTTGTATGGAGGACAGTCTGACCAAATTCTGCGTGTCCAACCTGACATGCCACATGGCCCGAGCTGGCCTCACAAATGTTGTCAAGGCATGGAATGCCCACAGAATTCCAGGTGTGATTTCTCCCATTTATTAcgttttctttccattttcattgATAGAAACATAATATCaagcacttctttttttttttttttttacaggaaaggGGATACCAGATCTCCTCTGTGGACAAGGATGCCCAGCTAAAATTCCAGAAGGTCTCCTTCCTGCTGGTGAGGTTGCAGCAGACCTCTACCAGCAGGATGTGGGGACAGCACTGACCAGAGAGGGTGTGTTTGGCACAGACCCTTTTGCCAACGAGGAAGCCCAGCAAAGTGCTGAAAGCGAGTTTGGATCGCAATTTGACCCTGTGTCACTGTTACACAGTACACTAAACAACAATTTCGCCCCATTTCAGAGTGCACTAAAGTGTCTTATTGACATCACGAGAAGATGTGCTATGTCTGAGGTGTAAAGTGTAAAtatacagagaagaagaagaagaattgtaAATAAGTTTGTTTCATTGCATAAATTGTTCCTACAACTTTAGAATTGTATCACACTGTCACACTATCAAATAGATAAACTATCCTACTATTCTCTGTATGGTGTCATGCTCGAATGATCTATGGATGGACAATGAGGAATCCTTTAACTTACCATAACATTTATTGGTTTAaatcaaaaaatcaaacaaactgcaaacaacaacaaaacagttatAAAGCAGTGAACGAACATCTTCAACCCACCTTACACTTCATGGTGGTCTTCACTCAGCAGCATGATTAGGTCATGCACTCTTAAAAAGTAGGAGAACTGCAGAGAGACCCTTTGTCTCATGAACATTAAATCTGAATGCTTCGGCTCTACATTTGAGGCAGTGCTCGGAGTTGACCAGCCACTGCTCCACACAGGTCCAGCACCCCACAAGAGATCCACAACAGGTGGCAAAAACTGGTCTCTCCATTATATCTGCAAGATGTCAAACAAAAGAGTAAGtaacaatgaaaatgttgtgtctatgtatgtatttgtgtgtctttgtgtgcatACTTGTGTGTATGAGCACACTAGTAAAGTAAACCTAAGAAGAACAGTGAAGCAGACTGCATTGTTTTGCACGCTAATTATAGAAATCAGCAGCATGCCCATGCAGTATGTATAAACATACCTTTGCAAACAAGGCAGGATAGACCTTCCTTTGCTGGCTGCAGGCCAGCACTGGTCAGTGCTGCCGAAGTTGTGGCCTTGACCACCTCAGACAGCCGTGTCACGTTATCAGTCAGTTCTCTAATTTGCTCAAGGGCTTGCTGGACAGTAATGCTGTCCTCGACCCTGCGACTTAAATGTACAGAAAAACCATGTGTCCATACAAGAAATGATTTAACAAAAGGAGTGAAACCTTTTTCTCCACACTAGCATTTGCTTCATCTCATGTTGCATTACCTTGTTCTTGATCTCCGCCCTGACCTGAACTCCTGGAAGTCCTCGTCCATCAAGGCAAAAATTTTCCGCGAATTTTGTTTCCAGTAGTGGATAGCTTAACAGTCAGAAAACATTTAGTCTACTTCTGTAtttcaaaattaacattaattcaaaataataaactgCAAGCAAGTGTTAGATCATTTTACTAACTTCTTGTGCCTTCAGAATCAGAGATTTCATTCCCCTGAGAGTCAGTAAGGACTACTGTATCATCAGTCCCAAGGGCATCTTTAACTTTGGCTGAGATGCCTTCAACTGTGGTCTCAGCCTCAGTGAAAAGGGATAACAATTGTGCGTGAGGTTGTCAGCCGGTTGTCGACTACATCCGCAAAGTGTACTGACCTGAGGTTAAAATGGATTTGTTATGTCAGACATACATTCTTATGTACACTACCAGttaaaagtttggacacaccttctcatttgatgttttttctttattttcatgactatttaccaGACAACTGTACGAGTCCCTCCGATCCGAGTACGAAGCGAGTAGCAagtcatttggtccaagtctcaagcaagtctcaagtttttctgttgtgggcaagtcaagtcaagtcgagtcacaAGGTTATGTCAAGTCAAGTCGTGTCGAGTCACAAGgttgtcaagtcaagtcaagtcacagtAGCCCATATCAACGTTCGCGACAGTGGTGAGTGAAATTGTTTGTCTTATTAGCAACAATGTTCAAAACGCGATCAACCGACatatcaccaacacacacacatgcacgcgcacacacttcGAATAGTGTTAGCTTGGTTTCACTTACTTGGCTTCATGCGCTGTCTTTAAGTGGCGGATAAAGTTTGACGTCGTTCCCTCTTTGTCGTTGATTTTCGCGTCGCATATCTTGCATTGAGCGTTCCTCCTTTTTCCATCGGAGTGGAAGTTTTTATATGCAAACTGCACTACTTTTGGAACTTCAGCAGAACTGGCAACATCAGGGTCAGGGGCAGTCgccattattagctagctagctagaaaCAACcgcactgtgttgtgtgtgcacacTGATCAGAGTGTTTGGCTGCTTGCGTGCTTGTGCTCTCGCTTCACATGCCTGTctccaatcaatcaatcaataaaagtGTGAACCTATAGTGTGGCGTTCACGACTGCTCTGGTGAGTGGCGTAACGTTGATGCTCACGATCGCCCTGCCGGTCATTTTAGAATGATATcccatggaaaaaaaacatagcctacatgaaaaaacaacatgctaCAAGTCGTCCGAGTCAGCTTCTCTGAAGTCGAGTCGAGTCTGAAGTCATTGTCTtccaagtcaagtcgagtctcaAGTTTTTACCCTTAAGTCCGAGTCGAGTTGCAAGTCGTCAAATTTGCGAGTCTCTATGACTCGAGTCCAATTGTCTGCTATTTACTTCAACACCGCCCTTCCCTACACGCAGAACAAGCGCTGTGCGTAGGGCCCCACGATCCATGGGGGGCCCCATATTGCGCAACGGGACGCATTCTCTGCAAATGCGCAAAGGATGTACCGCTGACAGGCAGTGGGATGCAGGTGGAGAGATGGCCTCCAGACGGCAATATGAATCAGGAgcaagcaaaagaaagaaaaagtcaaaacaagaggaGGCTCATGCTTCACTTGAAGTTGggtatgttgttgaaataaaaaagaaaaactttgtaGCTTAAACACCCCAGCTGCTAAtcatgagacagaagagaggataaTTCTGTCTAGATGTGGactggagataaaaaaaaattccagcTGCCCTGATTATCATTTATTGAATGTCTTGTTAACTGCATATACATTCATCTCTGTTGAAAAAGGAGTGCTTAATTGACCAGTTGGTGGTCTATGTTGGCTCAGGTTTGTAGCCTATCAATCTATGCTAGCAATTTGGGCTATTTTGATGGAGGTAAAATGTTGCCATCTCTTGCTGAATTTAATACATAACAGTCATATAAGAttagataaaataagataaattaaGATAACCCTTTGTTTGACCCACATTGGATAAATTTAAAGTGTTGCAGTAGCAAACAGCAGTGTATGAATATAGAACCtaagtacaaaatgtaaaaaataagtatataaaaatatttaaatataagaaatatttatatataagttatatcatcaaatcaaatcataatgaatattaatattagtTGTAGTCGTATTTGCATTAATTGCACACTAAGCCAGCCCCCAATACTTCAGTAGGGCCTTCAAGCAACATCCTTCAGCTACAGAAGCTACTATTACTACTCCAAGTGCACAACCAGTTGATCCTGCTCTGTGGCCAGCACATCTCAGACGTCGATTGGGTTGAATTTGTGCGCCGAGGGCCGTTTAAGGTTGTGTCAGACttcacttccattgttgaaagaggctgttcatttgatttgttcctACTAATAAAAGGTTTTAAACTTAAATGGCATTTCGTGGTTCAGTCATTGtgtaatggggggggggggctcaaaataaaattctgcttagggTTAGTTTTGAAGCCTTCAGTGAGAGTCTACCATGTAAATGGTcatgaacataaagaaacaaaaaattaaatgagaaggtgtgtccaaacttttgactggtattAATGCATGACATTTCAGCTGCAGAGGTCGGCTGCACTTGACACGTTTTATTGTCGTATAACATTACTGGATGATATTTCAATAACAGATCAGTTGTGTTTTACAAGTAGCCTAACCTTTGAAAGGTTCTGGCATACATTCACTGTCGTGGAGGTATGGAGGGTGGCCACCTAAAACTAAAAGGTGCAAAGCCAGAAGTTTGTGCCGCAGGGCTTTGCTTCTGGTCCCCATGCGACTCATAGTGTGCACGGCTAGCAAGACTTGCCTGCTGGAAATGCCCTGTGCCCTCTGGAAAAATTGCCATGTTTGTATCGTCGGTTAGATACAGTGAATCACCACTGACCTGTGGAGTTGGATAAAAAGTAATGAGCATTGCAATGAAATAGTgtatgtaaaaagtaaaatgactGATGTTATTTCCATTACAAAAACATCTGCATTACTTCAAGTGTCAACACCATTTTTCTGAGTATCCAAACAGCAATTTTTTGTTAATGGTTCATATGCAGAAAATGCAATATTTTGGACATTAAAGGGTAAATTGCACTACATGTCAAAGCACTTTACTGCAGTAGTGAAATATTTTGGACATGGAATTACTGTGATCACTCATCTCTGGttcttgtttgaaaatgtaaaaaaagaaaataattcagaaCATTTGTCTAATCATCTCTGTTGCCATGTAGGCTAATGGTGAATATGAATAGGCTTGAGAAAAAGCTTGATCAATATAGTAGCGACAATAATATGATTGACTGCGGTTGTTAGGTTTATATAGCAGGCTCCATGAGTTGGACACCGACGGAGCGGCTCCCGGTCGGTCAGAGCGCAGCCGACCACGGCAGTCACACCGAGGATCAACAGCTgaggggatgaggtggaggCTCTGATTCTCCCCGCCGCGGTTTTTAACCGCTTTTGTGTCCGCGTCATAACGCCTTTGGTGCGTGTTTAAAACAGTAGGTTTACTTCAAAACGCGAGCGTCAGACGCTGTCAGAGCGTTTATGAactaaatgtctaaaaaaaaaaaaaaatgcataggCTCCCTgccatatctatctatctatctagatagatagatagatagatagatagatacggCAGGGAGTCCTATGCATTTTTTTATATCTATGGCATAACCTCGGCTAATCAACCCTTTACACTTAGCATGAATTTACTTGTTCATGCTAGGTGCAAAACTATGACACATTGACAACTGAACCTGGAAAAGTTGTGCAATTTTTGTTATAGTCATGTCATCCTCCCTGACGGCCAGTCTCTTGGCACCTCTGAACAAAATGTAACTGTCCATGGCTTGCAACTCTAAAAGGCTATGTCCGAAAGATGGATTTTATTGTTCGTTTTGCTATTGTTCTTCTAGTCTTCAAATTTGCTGGGCAAAATCTGGACATGCAATGACTTCTGGGTCATGAAAAAAGTGCTGCGGCAAAATCTGGACACAATGACTTCCGGGTCATTAAATATTTGTCGTGCAGATTAAAATTTTTCGTCCAGATTTTGCCGTGGCTCCACAAGACATCCCACTTCACCTCCTGGCTGTAATAAACTCTGAATATTCAGATAAAGACATGTCGAATCAGTCTACGGATCAGATCAAGTGTTTTCGTGGCATAACACGGCGTCTTCCGGTCATTAAAAAAGACGTATGGCAAAATCTGGAATGAAAAATGGCACTGTTATTTCATTTCCGATTCCCGTTCATG
The sequence above is drawn from the Sparus aurata chromosome 21, fSpaAur1.1, whole genome shotgun sequence genome and encodes:
- the LOC115572164 gene encoding uncharacterized protein LOC115572164, whose protein sequence is MCEECDWKAKLRKQFTETGPSYGRKMMTRYLAAKGVKASEGRVGKVLRTIHQPYHTARQQGSRNLNPVPYTAEYMGHKIHIDQNDKLVMFGVTHIMAIDGYSKKIVGHSTMPIKNNIIIYDEVYRLSPAVLSYGIWDQVRVDCGRELFLNLYMQQKLAAYRHNKERQPYLQTPSTRNHVIERMWSEVNKRVNFPLKAALVEMCDQEEICMEDSLTKFCVSNLTCHMARAGLTNVVKAWNAHRIPGKGIPDLLCGQGCPAKIPEGLLPAGEVAADLYQQDVGTALTREGVFGTDPFANEEAQQSAESEFGSQFDPVSLLHSTLNNNFAPFQSALKCLIDITRRCAMSEV